One region of Candidatus Methylomirabilota bacterium genomic DNA includes:
- a CDS encoding PilN domain-containing protein, translated as MILDPTRLAIFLLSDRLVAVAIQRRRVEAFVVDAENSAAALRAELDQRRLAPRTVAIGLPRASVTVKPIELPSVGGELRDMVRFELERHLPSGGDDSPFDYLPLPPESDGGPAPAAQEVLIAAADRRVVDGALRIAEDAKLRPVSITVASHNLTALVPRQRRGRVVWVHRVGDGTDLLFLSGPTLVLSRTLPEADHTVIADAIRRSFVLAHWRGCDAIWISGDATADAAGALADLGAPVTEPPFTSSARQRLAAITETPRGAFDLALAVASAGRVRPLELIPPALRPRHLTRPQMMTAGMLAATLLLGLGALLVPGYQNSRRLADLNARIARLDPEVRAVEKVVQELDRKRRLLATVQSIESTTIRPLPVVRELTELLPTDAWLTMLALDTKGVELTGQAAAAAALIPLLENSPRFERVEFSSPVTRGRDREQFRIRATWEASATVAGAPASATPPTGRPPTLPPLPTQRPGPPTVGAPAEPPQAPLPEGLPMQPRRSFPPTAIPGSGAR; from the coding sequence GTGATACTCGATCCCACCCGACTCGCGATTTTCCTGCTCAGCGACCGCCTCGTCGCCGTGGCGATTCAGAGGCGTCGGGTCGAAGCCTTCGTGGTCGACGCCGAGAATTCCGCGGCCGCGCTCAGGGCCGAGCTCGACCAGCGCCGGCTCGCGCCCCGCACGGTGGCCATCGGACTGCCGCGCGCCTCGGTCACCGTCAAGCCGATCGAGCTGCCGTCCGTAGGCGGCGAACTCCGGGACATGGTCAGGTTCGAGCTGGAGCGCCACCTGCCGTCGGGCGGTGACGATTCCCCCTTCGACTACCTGCCCCTGCCCCCCGAGAGCGACGGCGGGCCCGCGCCGGCGGCGCAGGAGGTGCTGATCGCCGCCGCCGACCGGCGGGTCGTCGACGGGGCGCTCCGCATCGCCGAGGACGCCAAGCTGCGGCCCGTCTCGATCACCGTCGCCTCGCACAACCTCACCGCGCTCGTCCCGCGTCAGCGCCGCGGCAGGGTCGTCTGGGTCCATCGAGTCGGCGACGGGACCGACCTGCTTTTTCTCTCGGGGCCGACGCTGGTCCTCAGCCGCACCCTGCCCGAGGCCGACCACACCGTCATCGCCGACGCCATCCGGCGCAGCTTCGTTCTCGCCCACTGGCGCGGCTGCGATGCGATCTGGATCTCCGGGGATGCCACGGCCGACGCCGCGGGCGCCCTGGCCGATCTGGGAGCGCCCGTCACCGAGCCTCCCTTCACGTCATCGGCGCGCCAGCGGCTGGCTGCGATCACCGAGACGCCGCGAGGCGCGTTCGATCTGGCGCTGGCGGTCGCCTCGGCCGGTCGCGTCCGGCCTCTGGAGCTGATCCCTCCCGCGTTGCGACCCCGGCACCTCACGCGCCCCCAGATGATGACGGCCGGAATGCTGGCGGCGACGCTCCTGCTGGGCCTGGGCGCTCTCCTGGTCCCGGGTTACCAGAACAGCCGGCGTCTGGCCGACCTCAACGCGCGGATCGCGCGGCTCGACCCCGAGGTCCGCGCCGTGGAGAAGGTGGTGCAGGAGCTGGACCGCAAGCGGCGCCTGCTGGCGACCGTCCAGTCGATCGAATCCACGACCATCCGGCCGCTGCCGGTCGTCCGCGAGCTCACCGAGCTGCTGCCGACCGACGCCTGGTTGACGATGCTCGCCCTCGACACGAAGGGCGTGGAGCTCACCGGGCAGGCGGCCGCGGCCGCCGCGCTCATCCCGCTCCTCGAAAACTCCCCGCGCTTCGAGCGGGTCGAGTTCTCTTCGCCGGTGACCCGCGGGCGCGACCGCGAGCAGTTCAGGATCCGGGCGACCTGGGAGGCCTCCGCCACGGTCGCCGGCGCGCCGGCCAGCGCGACCCCGCCCACCGGCCGCCCGCCGACGCTGCCGCCGCTGCCGACGCAGCGCCCCGGTCCTCCGACGGTCGGCGCGCCCGCCGAGCCTCCGCAGGCCCCGCTGCCCGAGGGGCTCCCCATGCAGCCGCGCCGGTCGTTTCCGCCGACGGCGATTCCCGGATCGGGAGCCAGATGA
- the gspM gene encoding type II secretion system protein GspM, whose protein sequence is MIGNLSRRERVLVTLGALVALLIIGWEGLVQPIRERQRVAAELAPIREQVLARRQELVARRSAIAAELEATNARLEALSARLLPGATPAVAASELQKLVKEMAGQATTEVRSERILPPVERAELLEIPLEITVSGDIRQLVDLLARLDRAPKLLAVQDLKVRVVNISQPKDLLATLTLSGFILPGRIRT, encoded by the coding sequence ATGATCGGCAATCTCTCTCGCCGCGAACGCGTCCTGGTCACGCTCGGCGCCCTGGTGGCGCTGCTCATCATCGGCTGGGAAGGCCTCGTGCAGCCGATCCGCGAGCGGCAGCGCGTCGCCGCCGAGCTGGCGCCTATCCGCGAGCAGGTACTGGCGCGCCGGCAAGAGCTGGTCGCGCGCAGGTCCGCGATCGCAGCGGAGCTGGAGGCGACGAACGCGCGGTTGGAAGCGCTGAGCGCCCGACTTCTGCCCGGGGCCACGCCGGCCGTCGCCGCGTCCGAGCTCCAGAAGCTGGTCAAGGAGATGGCCGGGCAGGCGACGACCGAGGTGCGGAGCGAGCGCATTCTGCCACCGGTCGAGCGCGCCGAGCTGCTCGAGATCCCCCTGGAGATCACGGTCTCGGGCGATATCCGCCAGCTCGTGGATCTCCTCGCTCGGCTGGACCGTGCGCCCAAGCTGCTGGCGGTGCAGGACCTCAAGGTGCGGGTCGTCAACATCAGCCAGCCCAAGGACCTGCTGGCGACGTTGACGCTCTCCGGTTTCATCCTTCCTGGCAGGATCAGGACCTGA
- the gspD gene encoding type II secretion system secretin GspD — protein sequence MPPGQRGRFVVLNFDNADIETVVHAASEILGFNYVLAPDVRGKVTVQTSGRIPQEDVFGVLLAVLEVHGFTAVKSGSLYKIVRLEGARERAVPTIIGADPDPNRTSDEVITQIIPVRYSSVTDLGTLLRPLISSRGTLIAHRETNILIITDAASNVLRLLNIIRLVDVEVALDELQIVPIRFADANDLATILNQLFASGRLRRAAPSAPGAPPTPPPTAPGTLQPPTAPAPRTPGETVGAERAPLIVAERRSNSLIIHARKPEVEMIRKLINQLDINIYGGRRVFIYYAESAKAKDLAATLNAIYGGQPQPTSTTPTPSTPRRPGEPAPYVPPPPPPPPTTPGAPPGGAAAPIGELGLIEGQVRFIPDETTNSVIVTTFPRNWPEIEATIKQLDRQPRQVLIEVLVAEITLTDDLRLGIDWAIKSGSYRVAQSAITTAPTAAIVSPSRELPVPGAPLGLPAGGLTAFAFQSDRFFALLNAFASENRVNVLSNPHVMTSENKKAVINVSNSIPIVTSQQVPIGGTTTPTATATTSVIGTQTVEYRDAGVILTVTPRIGERGTVALDVKQEVNDIGAEEPPTGSKRIIKREAETSVVLMNNQTLVLGGLIRDKRTVEDRGIPFLKNIPILGYFFGAKVRTLEKTELLILITPRVIGTALDAGRITEEMRRATPEVDEAIRRSPRQPTPLPPPEQVPQPPQPAPSAP from the coding sequence GTGCCGCCCGGTCAGCGCGGCCGGTTCGTCGTCCTGAACTTCGACAACGCCGACATCGAGACCGTGGTCCACGCGGCCAGCGAGATCCTGGGCTTCAACTACGTCCTGGCCCCCGACGTGCGGGGCAAGGTGACGGTGCAGACCTCCGGCCGGATCCCCCAGGAGGACGTGTTCGGCGTTCTGCTGGCGGTCCTCGAGGTCCACGGCTTCACCGCCGTCAAGTCCGGGAGCCTCTACAAGATCGTCCGCCTCGAGGGCGCGCGGGAACGGGCGGTGCCGACGATCATCGGAGCCGATCCCGATCCCAATCGCACGAGCGACGAGGTCATCACGCAGATCATCCCGGTACGCTATTCGTCGGTGACCGACCTGGGCACGCTGCTGCGCCCGCTGATCTCGAGCCGCGGCACCCTGATCGCGCACCGCGAGACCAACATCCTGATCATCACCGATGCCGCGTCCAACGTACTCCGGCTGCTCAACATCATCCGCCTCGTCGACGTGGAGGTGGCCCTGGACGAGCTGCAGATCGTCCCCATCCGCTTCGCCGATGCGAACGACCTGGCGACGATCCTCAATCAGCTCTTCGCCAGCGGACGGCTCCGCCGCGCCGCCCCCTCGGCCCCCGGCGCCCCGCCGACTCCGCCACCCACGGCGCCCGGAACGCTGCAGCCGCCGACCGCCCCGGCGCCGCGGACGCCCGGCGAGACCGTGGGGGCCGAACGCGCGCCCCTCATCGTGGCCGAGCGCCGCTCCAACTCGCTCATCATCCACGCCCGCAAGCCCGAGGTGGAGATGATCCGCAAGCTGATCAACCAGCTCGACATCAACATCTACGGCGGCCGCCGGGTGTTCATCTACTACGCGGAGAGCGCCAAGGCCAAGGACCTGGCCGCCACCCTGAACGCGATCTATGGGGGGCAGCCCCAGCCGACGAGCACCACGCCGACGCCCTCGACGCCGCGCCGACCGGGCGAACCTGCGCCATATGTGCCCCCACCGCCGCCGCCACCGCCCACCACACCGGGCGCGCCGCCCGGCGGCGCTGCCGCGCCCATCGGGGAGTTGGGTCTCATCGAGGGTCAGGTCCGCTTCATCCCGGACGAGACCACCAACTCGGTCATCGTCACGACCTTCCCGCGGAACTGGCCCGAGATCGAGGCCACCATCAAGCAGCTCGACCGCCAGCCGCGCCAGGTGCTCATCGAGGTGCTGGTGGCGGAGATCACGCTCACCGACGATCTCCGCCTCGGCATCGACTGGGCCATCAAGTCGGGCTCGTACCGGGTGGCCCAGTCCGCCATCACGACCGCGCCGACGGCGGCGATCGTATCGCCGAGCCGCGAGCTGCCCGTGCCGGGGGCGCCGCTCGGGCTGCCTGCGGGCGGCCTCACCGCCTTCGCCTTCCAGTCGGACAGGTTCTTCGCGCTGCTCAACGCGTTCGCCTCCGAGAACCGCGTCAACGTCCTCTCGAACCCGCACGTGATGACGTCGGAGAACAAGAAGGCGGTCATCAACGTCTCGAACTCGATCCCGATCGTCACCAGCCAGCAGGTGCCGATCGGCGGGACGACGACGCCCACGGCGACGGCCACGACTTCGGTCATCGGCACCCAGACGGTCGAGTACCGCGACGCCGGCGTCATCCTGACGGTGACGCCCCGGATCGGCGAGCGTGGCACCGTGGCCCTCGACGTCAAACAGGAGGTGAACGACATCGGCGCCGAGGAACCGCCCACCGGCTCCAAGCGGATCATCAAGCGCGAAGCGGAGACCTCCGTGGTCCTGATGAACAATCAGACGCTCGTGCTGGGCGGGCTGATTCGAGACAAGCGCACGGTCGAAGACCGGGGGATCCCGTTCCTCAAGAACATCCCGATCCTCGGGTATTTCTTCGGCGCCAAGGTCCGGACCCTCGAGAAGACCGAGCTACTGATCCTGATCACGCCGCGCGTGATCGGCACGGCGCTGGACGCCGGCCGGATCACGGAAGAGATGCGGCGGGCGACGCCGGAGGTGGACGAGGCGATCCGGCGGTCGCCGCGCCAGCCCACGCCGCTCCCGCCGCCCGAGCAGGTGCCGCAGCCTCCGCAGCCTGCGCCCTCGGCGCCATAG
- a CDS encoding response regulator transcription factor — protein MVLHTRKPLDRHLSGHGRRKACVLVAGSDAALRRRLLRRLGQEPSVTPIHEARDRGEVERALDELNPTILLLDFPMAGFHRPGSLRSIHALSPSTRTVLLVRSPDDSAAVGALKEGAKGYCSRTTDPRLLLKAIHLVEKGEFWVRRRVINRLVEELTALERKRGGKGHERYRKLTLRERQISGLVARGAANREIAESLSIVETTVKTHLTSIFRKLNLASRLQLAIYTLQVAPVQDSD, from the coding sequence GTGGTACTTCACACCCGAAAGCCGCTCGATCGGCACCTTTCCGGCCATGGTCGGCGCAAGGCGTGCGTCCTGGTCGCCGGGTCCGACGCCGCGCTACGCCGGCGCCTGCTCCGGAGGCTCGGGCAAGAGCCGAGTGTTACGCCGATTCACGAGGCCCGGGACCGGGGGGAAGTCGAACGGGCGCTGGACGAGCTCAACCCGACGATTCTTCTCCTCGATTTCCCGATGGCAGGCTTCCACCGACCCGGGAGCCTCCGGTCGATCCACGCGCTGAGCCCATCCACCAGGACGGTGCTCCTGGTCCGGTCGCCCGATGACTCGGCGGCCGTCGGAGCCTTGAAGGAAGGCGCCAAGGGATATTGCTCGCGGACGACCGATCCGCGGCTGCTCCTCAAGGCGATTCACCTGGTGGAGAAGGGCGAGTTCTGGGTGCGGCGGCGCGTCATCAATCGGCTGGTCGAAGAGCTCACGGCGCTCGAGCGCAAGCGTGGAGGGAAAGGCCATGAGCGGTACCGGAAGCTGACCCTCCGGGAGCGGCAGATCAGCGGCCTCGTCGCCCGGGGCGCCGCCAACCGGGAGATCGCCGAGAGCCTGTCCATCGTCGAGACGACGGTCAAGACGCATCTGACCAGCATCTTTCGAAAGCTGAACCTGGCCAGCAGACTCCAGCTCGCGATCTACACCCTTCAGGTCGCGCCCGTCCAAGACTCGGACTGA
- a CDS encoding enoyl-CoA hydratase, which produces MGYSTLLSGRSGPIATITLNRPNARNALDMAMRRELVAALDEIEADPEARVVVLSGAGEHFCAGGDVKLMRDRRHTAAEGRARVALLNRLVLRLVDFPRPTIARVDGFAVGAGCNLALCCDLVVASDRARFGEVFGKIGLVPDGGGTWLLSRLVGLGRAKELIFTAEVIDAAQAHRIGLVNRVVPAAELDATTRALAERIAAGPPLALRLAKHLVNRAAASDLPSALDLEAFSQALAITSEDHREGLDAFFDKRPPRFTGR; this is translated from the coding sequence ATGGGCTACTCCACGCTGCTCAGCGGGCGGTCCGGGCCGATCGCGACGATCACGCTGAACCGTCCGAACGCCCGCAACGCCCTGGACATGGCGATGCGCCGCGAGCTGGTCGCGGCCCTGGACGAGATCGAGGCCGACCCGGAGGCGCGGGTGGTGGTCCTCAGCGGGGCCGGGGAACACTTCTGTGCGGGCGGAGACGTCAAGCTCATGCGTGACCGGCGCCACACGGCCGCGGAAGGACGCGCCCGGGTGGCGCTCTTGAACCGGCTGGTGCTGCGCCTGGTCGACTTCCCGCGCCCCACCATCGCCAGGGTCGACGGCTTCGCGGTGGGCGCGGGCTGCAACCTGGCGCTCTGCTGCGACCTGGTCGTGGCCTCCGATCGGGCGCGATTCGGCGAGGTGTTCGGGAAGATCGGACTGGTGCCCGACGGCGGGGGCACCTGGCTGCTGTCGCGCCTGGTCGGCCTCGGCCGGGCCAAGGAGCTGATCTTCACGGCGGAGGTGATCGACGCCGCCCAGGCGCACCGCATCGGTCTGGTCAATCGCGTCGTCCCGGCCGCCGAGCTCGACGCGACCACGCGCGCGCTCGCCGAGCGGATCGCGGCCGGACCGCCGCTGGCGCTCCGCCTGGCCAAGCATCTGGTGAACCGGGCGGCGGCGTCCGACCTGCCGTCCGCGCTGGACCTGGAAGCCTTCTCCCAGGCCCTCGCCATCACCAGCGAGGACCACCGGGAGGGGCTGGATGCCTTTTTCGACAAGCGCCCGCCCCGCTTCACCGGGCGATGA
- a CDS encoding cysteine hydrolase family protein, whose protein sequence is MATPEKTAVIVIDAQQEYFAPVGRMVLPDGPRAVKQIARVLEWARRRELPVFHIVHESHRPGATIFAPGSPALAIHPEATPVSGEPVITKHLPGSFTGTPLEQALREQGVERLIVTGFMTQMCVDTTTREAAHRGFQVTVLADATAAMDVRGPDGQVVPHDQVHRTHLGSLSGFLAEIKRAADVTG, encoded by the coding sequence ATGGCCACGCCAGAGAAGACCGCCGTGATCGTCATCGATGCCCAGCAAGAGTACTTCGCGCCCGTCGGGCGGATGGTGCTCCCCGACGGTCCCCGCGCGGTGAAGCAGATCGCGCGCGTGCTGGAGTGGGCGCGGAGGCGGGAGCTCCCCGTGTTCCACATCGTGCACGAGAGCCATCGGCCGGGCGCCACGATCTTCGCGCCGGGGAGCCCCGCGCTGGCGATTCACCCGGAGGCGACGCCGGTGAGCGGCGAGCCGGTGATCACCAAGCACCTGCCGGGCTCGTTCACGGGCACGCCACTCGAGCAGGCGCTCCGCGAGCAGGGCGTCGAGCGGCTGATCGTGACCGGCTTCATGACCCAGATGTGCGTCGACACCACCACCCGCGAGGCCGCGCATCGCGGCTTCCAGGTGACCGTGCTGGCCGACGCCACCGCCGCGATGGACGTGCGGGGGCCGGACGGTCAGGTCGTCCCGCACGACCAGGTCCACCGCACGCATCTCGGCAGCCTGAGCGGGTTCCTCGCCGAGATCAAACGCGCGGCCGACGTCACCGGCTGA
- a CDS encoding MFS transporter produces the protein MPPSRVFFGWWVTLAFAAMVFISTGVRFTIGPFLKPIVAELGLDRASFSLAVAVGLFLYGAFVPLVGWLVDRAGARPVTIAGTLVLAASAAATGLVTHLWQLYLIYGVCLALGLAATGPVVASAVVARWFWHRRATALSILGGASMGGMSLLVPVVMWLILTIGWRATYGVMGLVLFLVMMPLSVFIVRDSPESMGLAPDGWPAERGASIPGPERTNVTDAVQTASFWQLAGALSTCGFTMSLLAAHGVPMLTDHGYSSMLASGALGLLGGTGIGFAVALGAAADRFGCRPVLVSIYGGRALAFLGLFLIRDHAAALLLVAALGGATMGGTFAMTSALTANIFGRYSVGSVLGTMFLVHQTGAALGSWLGGFLFELTGGYGAVFAVGGAILAAACLVSLTIDEGARALPALSLVAGGR, from the coding sequence ATGCCGCCCTCGCGTGTCTTCTTCGGCTGGTGGGTCACGCTCGCCTTCGCCGCGATGGTCTTCATCTCCACCGGGGTGCGCTTCACCATCGGTCCGTTCCTCAAGCCGATCGTGGCCGAGCTGGGGCTCGATCGCGCCAGCTTCTCGCTGGCCGTCGCCGTGGGACTGTTTCTCTACGGCGCCTTCGTCCCGCTGGTGGGCTGGCTCGTCGATCGCGCCGGCGCCCGTCCGGTGACCATCGCCGGCACGCTCGTGCTGGCCGCGTCCGCCGCCGCCACCGGGCTGGTGACGCACCTGTGGCAACTCTACCTGATCTACGGGGTGTGCCTGGCGCTCGGCCTGGCCGCCACCGGTCCTGTCGTCGCCTCGGCGGTGGTGGCCCGATGGTTCTGGCACCGGCGGGCCACCGCGCTCTCGATCCTGGGCGGCGCCTCGATGGGGGGAATGAGCCTGCTCGTCCCCGTCGTGATGTGGCTCATCCTGACGATCGGTTGGCGTGCGACGTACGGGGTCATGGGACTCGTGCTGTTCCTGGTCATGATGCCGCTCAGCGTCTTCATTGTGCGTGACTCACCGGAGTCGATGGGGCTGGCGCCGGACGGATGGCCGGCCGAGCGGGGCGCCTCCATCCCCGGGCCCGAGCGCACCAACGTGACCGACGCCGTGCAGACCGCCTCCTTCTGGCAGTTGGCGGGAGCGCTTTCGACCTGCGGCTTCACGATGAGCCTGCTGGCCGCCCATGGCGTGCCCATGCTGACCGACCACGGCTACTCTTCCATGCTGGCGTCGGGGGCGCTGGGGCTGCTCGGTGGGACCGGCATCGGCTTCGCGGTGGCACTGGGCGCCGCCGCCGACCGCTTCGGCTGCCGCCCTGTCCTGGTATCGATCTACGGCGGGCGCGCGCTCGCGTTCTTGGGACTCTTCCTGATCCGTGATCACGCGGCGGCGCTGCTCCTCGTGGCCGCGCTGGGGGGCGCCACCATGGGGGGCACCTTCGCGATGACCTCCGCGCTCACCGCGAACATCTTCGGACGCTACTCGGTCGGCTCGGTGCTCGGCACGATGTTTCTCGTCCACCAGACGGGCGCCGCGCTGGGCTCGTGGCTGGGCGGGTTCCTCTTCGAGCTGACCGGCGGGTACGGCGCCGTCTTCGCCGTCGGAGGCGCGATCCTTGCCGCCGCCTGCCTGGTGAGCCTCACGATCGACGAAGGCGCGCGGGCGCTACCCGCGCTCAGTCTGGTGGCGGGAGGACGCTGA
- a CDS encoding BtpA/SgcQ family protein, with amino-acid sequence MRLERTLIGMVHVPPLPGSPRWEGSMERVTALALADARALLEGGMDALLVENHGDVPFTAGRVEPATVAALAVVVAEIRRALPGVPLGVNVLKNDARAALAIACAAGARFIRVNVHAGAVVADQGIVQSDAYHTLRDRRLLDADVQLFADVQGKHAVPLGAVELEQEARDLVHRGLADALVVSGKGTGEATPIADVKRVRSVVPAVPLLVGSGVTADTVSELLSVADGVIVGTFVKRDGNVRQPVDPERVRRLVAAARGR; translated from the coding sequence ATGCGACTCGAGCGCACGCTCATCGGCATGGTGCACGTGCCCCCGCTCCCGGGCAGCCCGCGCTGGGAGGGCTCGATGGAGCGCGTGACGGCGCTGGCCCTCGCCGACGCCCGCGCCCTCCTCGAAGGCGGCATGGACGCGCTGCTCGTGGAGAATCACGGCGACGTCCCCTTCACGGCCGGTCGGGTCGAGCCCGCCACCGTCGCCGCGCTGGCGGTCGTGGTGGCCGAGATCCGCCGGGCCTTGCCAGGCGTTCCACTCGGCGTCAACGTGCTCAAGAACGACGCGCGGGCGGCGCTGGCCATCGCCTGCGCGGCCGGCGCCCGGTTCATCCGCGTCAACGTCCACGCCGGCGCCGTGGTGGCCGATCAGGGCATCGTCCAGTCCGACGCCTACCACACCCTGCGCGACCGACGGCTGCTCGACGCCGACGTCCAGCTCTTCGCCGACGTCCAGGGCAAGCACGCGGTGCCGCTGGGCGCCGTCGAGCTGGAGCAGGAGGCGCGCGATCTCGTTCATCGCGGCCTGGCCGACGCGCTGGTCGTCTCCGGCAAGGGCACCGGCGAGGCCACGCCCATCGCCGACGTCAAGCGGGTGCGGAGCGTCGTCCCCGCCGTCCCGCTGCTGGTCGGCAGCGGCGTCACCGCCGACACCGTGTCGGAGCTCCTGTCGGTCGCCGATGGCGTCATCGTCGGCACGTTCGTCAAGCGCGACGGAAACGTGCGACAGCCGGTGGACCCCGAACGCGTGCGGAGACTGGTCGCCGCAGCCCGTGGCCGCTAG
- a CDS encoding glycoside hydrolase family 3 N-terminal domain-containing protein — protein MAASAAHRRLAVLLLAGLMAASGCRTLVPPDPARVAELSPALGQLLLVGFTGAEADDNAELEHLLCEARVGGVVLFARNIVDAPQVARLTARLRERALACTGRPPLVAVDAEGGQVMRLGPSTGHTPTLSAEELGAANDMTVTELEARRIGAMLRAAGINWNLAPVVDVGYNPANPVIVGVGRSFGADAALVTDHARAFIRGMREAGVLTALKHFPGHGSSFADSHRGFVDVTETARPGVELLPYRTLITERFADSVMTAHVFNRHLDRRYPATLSRATVTGLLRGDLGFDGPVVTDDLRMGAIEQHYGLDEAAVLALGAGADMLLIADDRLPDGRSAAGLALAALRHALAEGRLDLERVAAALRHVEALRERIAR, from the coding sequence GTGGCCGCTAGCGCTGCCCACCGCCGGCTCGCCGTCCTGCTGCTGGCGGGGCTGATGGCGGCGAGCGGCTGTCGGACACTGGTGCCCCCCGACCCCGCGCGGGTGGCCGAGCTGTCACCTGCCCTCGGCCAGCTTCTCCTGGTTGGGTTCACCGGCGCGGAGGCGGACGACAATGCCGAGCTGGAGCACCTGCTCTGCGAGGCGCGCGTCGGCGGCGTCGTGCTCTTCGCGCGCAACATCGTCGACGCGCCCCAGGTGGCGCGGCTGACGGCGCGCCTCCGGGAGCGAGCCCTGGCCTGCACGGGCCGCCCACCGCTCGTGGCCGTCGACGCCGAGGGAGGGCAGGTGATGCGGCTCGGCCCCTCCACCGGCCACACGCCGACGCTGTCGGCCGAGGAGCTGGGGGCGGCGAACGACATGACCGTGACCGAGCTGGAGGCGCGACGCATCGGCGCCATGCTCCGCGCGGCCGGCATCAACTGGAACCTCGCCCCCGTGGTAGACGTCGGCTACAACCCGGCCAACCCTGTCATCGTCGGCGTCGGTCGCAGCTTCGGCGCCGACGCCGCGCTCGTCACCGATCACGCGCGCGCGTTCATCCGCGGCATGCGGGAGGCGGGCGTGTTGACGGCGCTCAAGCACTTCCCCGGCCACGGCTCGAGCTTTGCCGACTCGCACCGAGGCTTCGTGGACGTCACCGAGACGGCCCGTCCCGGCGTGGAGCTCCTGCCCTACCGCACGCTGATCACCGAGCGCTTCGCCGACAGCGTCATGACGGCGCACGTCTTCAACCGTCACCTCGATCGCCGCTATCCGGCCACGCTCTCCCGCGCCACGGTGACGGGGCTGCTCCGGGGTGACCTGGGCTTCGACGGCCCGGTGGTGACCGATGACCTCCGGATGGGCGCGATCGAGCAGCACTACGGCCTGGACGAGGCGGCGGTGCTGGCCCTGGGCGCGGGCGCCGACATGCTCCTGATCGCCGATGACCGGCTGCCCGACGGGCGGTCGGCCGCGGGCCTCGCCCTGGCCGCGCTCCGGCACGCGCTGGCCGAGGGCCGGCTCGACCTCGAGCGCGTCGCCGCCGCGCTCCGGCACGTCGAAGCCTTGCGGGAGCGGATCGCCCGCTGA
- a CDS encoding 3-oxoacyl-ACP reductase family protein, whose amino-acid sequence MGAPVNRPLRLDGQVALVTGAGRGFGRAIALAFGREGAHVAVNYRASRAAAEEVVDQLVKLGRLAVALKADVGRENEVRGLVDATLARFDRLDILVNNAGVMVHGSFLEIPVARYEEMFAVNVTGTLLCTRYALPAMMERRYGRIINLSSQLARRAIGSGGFAAYAATKGAVESFTRATANEFGSYGITVNAIAPGGIETDMSREVMTSEYRERRPRELPVRRLGGVEDVAYCAVFLAAEEAGYLTGQVLHPSGGWVMG is encoded by the coding sequence GTGGGCGCGCCTGTGAATCGCCCCCTCCGACTTGACGGGCAGGTGGCGCTGGTGACGGGCGCCGGGCGCGGTTTCGGGCGCGCGATCGCGCTCGCCTTCGGACGCGAGGGGGCGCACGTCGCGGTCAACTACCGGGCGAGCCGGGCGGCGGCGGAGGAGGTCGTCGACCAGCTCGTGAAGCTCGGGCGTCTGGCCGTGGCCCTCAAGGCGGACGTCGGCCGCGAGAACGAGGTCCGCGGTCTGGTCGACGCCACGCTCGCGCGCTTCGACCGCCTCGACATCCTGGTCAACAACGCCGGGGTGATGGTGCACGGCTCGTTTCTGGAGATCCCGGTGGCGAGATACGAGGAGATGTTCGCGGTCAACGTCACCGGCACGCTGCTCTGCACGCGCTACGCGCTGCCGGCAATGATGGAGCGCCGCTACGGCCGGATCATCAACCTCTCCTCCCAACTCGCCCGGCGCGCGATCGGGAGTGGCGGCTTCGCCGCCTATGCCGCCACCAAGGGCGCCGTGGAGAGCTTCACGCGAGCCACCGCCAACGAGTTCGGCTCCTACGGCATCACCGTGAACGCCATCGCGCCGGGCGGCATCGAGACGGACATGAGCCGGGAGGTCATGACGTCGGAATACCGGGAGCGCCGCCCCCGGGAGCTGCCCGTGCGCCGGCTGGGCGGCGTGGAGGACGTGGCCTACTGCGCCGTGTTCCTGGCCGCGGAGGAGGCGGGCTACCTCACCGGCCAGGTGCTCCACCCGAGCGGCGGCTGGGTGATGGGATGA